Proteins encoded by one window of Verrucomicrobiota bacterium:
- a CDS encoding FAD-dependent oxidoreductase, with translation MDRRILIIGGGPTGCGAARRLVQRGHTNWHLYERDSVLGGLAGSRTDEHAFTWDIGGHVIFSHFKEFDALVDDMLGNEMLSHERESWIRILGTWVPYPFQNNIRHLPAEALLECLMGLIEVHATERSTADFHQFIRTTFGRGIGRYFMEPYNFKVWATHPSEMSAAWIAERVSVVDIERVLRNVITQHDDVAWGPNNLFRFPLRGGTGEIYRRFGRTIEAKTTLNAEVVEIDTARKRVKLDSGETDPYDVLISTMPLNALAARLHPKRGDLVEAAAKLRSNSALIVGLGVERPVDNKRCWMYFPEDNCPFYRTTNFSNYSYNNVPYGDVARYHSLMCETSFSDIKPRPSDMVRATLDGAISAGLLTDNDRPRIVDEFLIEVPQAYPVPTRDRDTALATLQPELEQLGIMSRGRFGAWRYEIGNMDHSFMQGWQAIDHVFDGAAEDVFLKWK, from the coding sequence ATGGATAGACGCATCCTCATCATCGGCGGCGGGCCGACCGGCTGCGGCGCTGCCCGGCGCCTCGTTCAACGCGGGCACACCAACTGGCACCTTTACGAACGCGACTCCGTGCTCGGCGGACTCGCCGGCTCGAGGACCGACGAGCATGCCTTCACCTGGGACATCGGCGGCCACGTCATCTTCAGCCACTTCAAGGAGTTCGACGCGCTCGTCGACGACATGCTCGGCAACGAGATGCTCTCGCACGAGCGCGAAAGCTGGATCCGCATCCTCGGCACATGGGTTCCCTACCCGTTCCAGAACAACATCCGCCACCTGCCCGCCGAGGCGCTGCTCGAGTGCCTCATGGGCCTGATCGAGGTTCACGCCACGGAACGCTCGACGGCTGATTTCCATCAGTTCATCCGCACCACGTTCGGCCGCGGGATCGGGCGCTACTTCATGGAACCATACAACTTCAAGGTCTGGGCTACGCACCCGAGTGAGATGAGCGCCGCCTGGATCGCCGAGCGCGTCAGCGTCGTCGACATCGAGCGCGTGCTGCGAAACGTCATCACACAACACGACGACGTCGCCTGGGGACCGAACAACCTGTTCCGCTTCCCGCTGCGCGGCGGGACGGGCGAGATCTACCGCCGCTTCGGCCGGACCATCGAGGCGAAAACCACGCTCAACGCCGAGGTGGTCGAGATCGACACGGCCAGGAAGCGCGTCAAACTCGACAGCGGCGAGACCGACCCGTACGACGTGCTGATCTCGACCATGCCGCTCAACGCCCTCGCCGCGCGCCTCCACCCGAAACGCGGCGACCTCGTCGAGGCCGCCGCCAAGCTCCGGTCGAACAGCGCGCTCATCGTTGGGCTTGGCGTCGAACGCCCCGTGGACAACAAACGCTGCTGGATGTACTTCCCCGAGGATAACTGCCCCTTCTACCGCACGACGAATTTCTCGAACTACTCGTACAACAACGTTCCGTACGGCGACGTCGCGCGCTACCACTCGCTCATGTGCGAGACGTCGTTCAGCGACATCAAACCCCGTCCGAGCGACATGGTCAGGGCGACACTCGACGGCGCGATCAGCGCCGGCCTGCTCACCGACAACGACCGTCCGCGCATCGTCGACGAGTTTCTCATCGAGGTGCCCCAGGCCTACCCGGTCCCGACCCGTGATCGCGACACGGCGCTCGCCACGCTGCAACCCGAGCTCGAGCAACTCGGGATCATGAGCCGCGGCCGCTTCGGCGCCTGGCGCTACGAAATCGGCAACATGGACCACTCGTTCATGCAGGGCTGGCAGGCCATCGACCACGTCTTCGACGGCGCCGCCGAAGACGTCTTCCTCAAGTGGAAGTGA
- the thiC gene encoding phosphomethylpyrimidine synthase ThiC, translating to MTQIEAARKGQATDAMRAAAEHDHVPVEHIVAGLADGTIVVPKNTGHAFAHIIGVGRGLRTKTNANIGTSTDVCELDFELQKLAVGKKAGVDAVMDLSTGGDLKAIRKAILDACDMPLGTVPIYDAAVELATHGRQLSTMTPNELFAAVEAHCAQGVDFITVHCGVTRTAVEALRRESRLLDVVSRGGAILTDWILTNDAENPLYAEFDRLLEIARRWDITLSLGDGMRPGCLADATDRAQVTELVTLGELQQRALQAGVQAMIEGPGHIPLNEVADNVRLEKELCHGAPFYVLGPLVTDVAPGYDHITSAIGGAIAAAAGADFLCYVTPAEHLRLPELDDVHEGVIAARIAAHAGDVAKGIPGARDWDDDMARWRKKRNWAKQIELALDPERARDFHAVRVSHIEDACTMCSEFCAIRLLDKHR from the coding sequence ATGACACAGATCGAAGCGGCCCGAAAGGGCCAGGCGACCGACGCGATGCGCGCGGCCGCCGAGCACGACCACGTCCCCGTTGAGCACATCGTCGCCGGCCTCGCCGACGGCACAATCGTCGTGCCGAAGAACACGGGCCACGCGTTCGCGCACATCATCGGCGTCGGCCGCGGTCTGCGCACGAAGACCAACGCCAACATCGGCACGTCGACCGACGTGTGCGAGCTCGACTTCGAGCTCCAGAAGCTCGCCGTCGGCAAGAAGGCCGGCGTCGATGCCGTGATGGACCTCTCGACCGGCGGCGACCTCAAGGCGATCCGCAAGGCCATTCTCGACGCGTGCGACATGCCGCTCGGCACCGTGCCCATCTATGACGCTGCTGTCGAACTCGCAACCCACGGCCGCCAGCTGAGCACGATGACACCCAACGAACTCTTCGCCGCCGTCGAGGCCCACTGCGCCCAGGGTGTGGACTTCATCACCGTGCATTGCGGCGTCACCCGCACTGCCGTCGAGGCGCTGCGGCGCGAGAGCCGCCTGCTCGACGTGGTGAGCCGCGGCGGCGCGATCCTTACCGACTGGATCCTTACCAACGACGCCGAGAACCCGCTCTACGCCGAGTTCGACCGCCTGCTCGAGATCGCCCGGCGCTGGGACATCACGCTCAGCCTCGGCGACGGCATGCGGCCCGGTTGTCTGGCTGACGCGACCGACCGCGCGCAGGTCACCGAGCTCGTCACCCTCGGTGAGCTCCAGCAGCGCGCGCTTCAGGCCGGCGTCCAGGCGATGATCGAAGGCCCCGGCCACATCCCGCTCAACGAGGTTGCCGACAACGTCCGGCTCGAGAAAGAGCTCTGCCACGGCGCGCCGTTCTACGTGCTCGGCCCGCTCGTGACCGACGTCGCTCCCGGCTACGACCACATCACCTCGGCGATCGGTGGCGCGATCGCCGCGGCCGCCGGCGCCGATTTCCTCTGCTACGTCACCCCGGCCGAGCACTTGCGCCTGCCGGAGCTCGACGACGTCCACGAGGGCGTCATCGCCGCCCGCATCGCGGCCCACGCCGGCGACGTGGCCAAGGGCATCCCCGGCGCGCGCGACTGGGACGACGATATGGCCCGCTGGCGCAAGAAGCGCAACTGGGCCAAGCAGATCGAGCTGGCGCTCGATCCCGAGCGGGCCCGCGACTTCCATGCCGTGCGCGTCTCGCACATCGAGGACGCCTGCACCATGTGCAGCGAGTTCTGTGCGATCCGTCTGCTTGACAAGCACCGCTGA
- the lpdA gene encoding dihydrolipoyl dehydrogenase, which yields MPDYDVVVIGSGPAGYAAAFRAAQLGGRVAMVEKDLVGGTCLNRGCIPTKSLLEATAVLDHMNHAETFGLACDNPRPDMVKLIERKERHVAKLRGGVEQVAKGLGIEIVRGTGTLAGQRKVSVAGNDGGVRELTAKAIIIASGSEPLELKALPFDHMTVLSSTSILELREVPGSLLIIGGGYIGCEFATVFASLGTKVTIVEMLNQLLPGQDVRIGRTIQAAFKKRAMALHLETKVEKLDVDKRGATATLSNGETIKADKVLVSVGRKLNADGLGLETMGIRTEKAGPGGAGRILVDDYLETNIPGIYAVGDVIGNWLLAHVGHHEGLVAAENAMGGMSKMDYRAVPAGVYTRPEIAMVGLDQARATEAGREVITGRFPFGAAAKAVVADEPDGFVQIVADAKTKQILGVQIVGPHATDLISEAALLVQTEATLNELVETIHPHPTLSEALMEAGLDALGRPLHTMPKRK from the coding sequence ATGCCTGACTACGATGTCGTCGTGATCGGTTCCGGCCCCGCGGGCTACGCGGCGGCCTTTCGCGCCGCCCAGCTCGGCGGCCGCGTCGCCATGGTCGAGAAGGACCTCGTCGGCGGCACCTGCCTCAACCGCGGGTGCATCCCGACCAAGTCGCTGCTCGAGGCGACCGCCGTGCTCGATCACATGAACCACGCCGAAACGTTCGGCCTCGCCTGCGACAATCCGCGCCCCGACATGGTCAAACTCATCGAGCGCAAGGAGCGCCATGTCGCCAAGCTGCGCGGCGGCGTGGAGCAGGTCGCCAAGGGCCTCGGCATCGAGATCGTGCGCGGCACAGGCACGCTCGCCGGCCAGCGCAAAGTGAGCGTCGCCGGCAACGACGGCGGCGTACGCGAGCTGACGGCGAAGGCGATCATCATCGCGAGCGGCTCCGAGCCCCTCGAGCTCAAGGCGCTGCCGTTCGACCACATGACCGTGCTCTCGAGCACAAGCATCCTTGAATTGCGCGAGGTGCCGGGCTCGCTGCTCATCATCGGCGGCGGCTACATCGGTTGCGAGTTCGCCACCGTCTTCGCCTCGCTCGGCACGAAGGTCACCATCGTCGAGATGCTCAACCAGCTCCTGCCCGGCCAGGACGTGCGCATTGGGCGCACCATCCAGGCCGCGTTCAAGAAGCGCGCCATGGCCCTGCACCTCGAGACCAAGGTCGAGAAGCTCGACGTGGACAAGCGGGGCGCCACCGCCACGCTCAGCAACGGCGAGACGATCAAGGCCGACAAGGTGCTCGTCAGCGTCGGCCGTAAGCTCAACGCCGACGGCCTCGGCCTTGAGACCATGGGCATCAGAACCGAGAAGGCCGGCCCCGGAGGGGCCGGGCGTATCCTCGTTGACGACTACCTCGAAACGAACATCCCCGGCATCTACGCGGTCGGCGACGTGATCGGCAACTGGCTGCTCGCCCATGTCGGCCATCACGAGGGCCTCGTCGCCGCCGAGAACGCCATGGGCGGGATGAGCAAGATGGACTACCGCGCCGTGCCTGCCGGGGTCTACACGCGCCCCGAGATCGCCATGGTCGGCCTCGACCAGGCCCGCGCGACCGAGGCCGGACGCGAGGTCATTACCGGCCGCTTCCCCTTCGGCGCCGCGGCCAAGGCGGTTGTGGCCGATGAGCCCGACGGCTTCGTCCAGATCGTCGCGGACGCCAAAACCAAGCAGATCCTCGGCGTGCAGATCGTCGGCCCGCACGCCACCGATCTGATCAGTGAGGCCGCCCTGCTTGTGCAGACCGAGGCGACGCTCAACGAACTCGTCGAGACCATCCACCCGCACCCGACGCTGAGCGAGGCGCTCATGGAGGCTGGCCTCGACGCCTTGGGTCGCCCGCTCCACACCATGCCGAAAAGGAAATGA
- the lipA gene encoding lipoyl synthase has product MSERQRLPDWIKKRLPTGPEAAQTRRLINRLALATVCSSAKCPNIWECYGRKVATFMILGDTCTRACAFCGVNKGTVGPLDPDEPHRVAQAVSELGLRHAVITSVTRDDLRDGGAAHFAATVAAVRALNSGVTIEVLTPDFLGSRDAIRTVLETHPDVFNHNVETVPRLYPDVRPQAVYARSLDVLRTAKQLQPAVLTKSGLMVGLGETCTEIEAVLADLRAVGVDVITIGQYLQPSKHHLPVAEFIEPAAFSELEAHALRLGFTAAFCGPFVRSSYHAGEILARTGRASGVEVPKKGTT; this is encoded by the coding sequence GTGTCCGAACGACAACGGCTCCCCGACTGGATCAAGAAGCGCCTGCCGACCGGGCCGGAGGCGGCGCAAACGCGCCGGCTCATCAACCGGCTCGCGCTGGCCACCGTCTGCAGCAGCGCCAAGTGCCCCAACATCTGGGAGTGCTATGGCCGCAAGGTGGCCACGTTCATGATCCTGGGCGACACCTGCACGCGCGCCTGCGCCTTCTGCGGCGTCAACAAGGGCACGGTCGGCCCGCTCGACCCCGATGAGCCTCATCGCGTTGCCCAAGCCGTCAGCGAACTCGGCCTCCGCCACGCGGTGATCACCTCGGTGACCCGCGACGACCTGCGCGACGGCGGCGCTGCCCATTTCGCCGCGACGGTCGCCGCCGTGCGCGCCCTCAACTCCGGCGTGACGATCGAGGTGCTCACGCCCGACTTCCTCGGCAGCCGCGACGCCATACGCACCGTGCTCGAGACGCACCCCGATGTGTTCAACCACAACGTCGAGACCGTCCCACGCCTCTACCCCGACGTCCGCCCGCAGGCGGTCTACGCCCGCTCCCTCGACGTGCTGCGCACCGCTAAGCAGCTCCAGCCCGCGGTGCTCACCAAATCCGGCCTCATGGTCGGTCTGGGTGAGACCTGCACCGAGATCGAAGCTGTGCTCGCCGATCTCCGTGCGGTCGGCGTGGACGTGATCACGATCGGCCAATATCTCCAACCCTCGAAGCACCATTTACCCGTGGCCGAGTTCATCGAACCGGCCGCCTTCTCGGAACTCGAAGCCCACGCCCTTCGTTTGGGCTTCACGGCGGCCTTCTGCGGTCCCTTCGTGCGCAGCTCATACCACGCCGGCGAAATCCTGGCTCGCACCGGCCGCGCATCGGGCGTAGAAGTCCCGAAAAAGGGCACGACATAA
- a CDS encoding lipoyl domain-containing protein: MKQVIFDYSSDDVATATVDYWHVDEGDAVDEGDDLVELRTEEGQLFVVSAPAGGILRERFYEPGDEVEVGDIIATIDDGIDVIEPEDLDEDEDEEEDDEEDDEEKEDDDPGFEDLDDGDF; this comes from the coding sequence GTGAAACAGGTGATCTTCGACTACTCGAGCGACGATGTCGCTACAGCCACCGTGGACTACTGGCACGTTGACGAAGGCGACGCTGTCGACGAAGGCGACGACTTGGTGGAACTTCGCACCGAAGAAGGCCAGCTCTTCGTCGTGTCCGCCCCGGCGGGCGGCATCCTGCGTGAGCGCTTCTACGAGCCTGGCGACGAGGTGGAAGTCGGTGACATCATCGCCACCATCGACGACGGCATCGACGTGATCGAGCCCGAGGACCTCGACGAAGACGAGGACGAAGAAGAAGACGACGAAGAAGACGACGAAGAGAAAGAGGACGACGACCCGGGTTTTGAGGACCTCGACGACGGGGACTTCTGA
- a CDS encoding aminotransferase class I/II-fold pyridoxal phosphate-dependent enzyme gives MYVQSKQKEQTFGDGRPGGPAEPVFHEANRLKRLPPYLFTIIDDLKRKVRNRGADLIDLGMGNPDLLTPRHVAEALIRATQEDAEYHRYSKRDGDLERRFRRAIADWYFDRFSVTLDPDTEVLPLIGSKEGIAHLSLAFLNNDDIALVPSPAYPVHFNGVIMAGGILYNLPLKPENNYLPDLEGLDSHVVSRSKMMFMSYPHNPTTAVADLDFYERAARWARKHNILIGSDNAYSDIVYDGFRAPSFLQTKCGRDVGIEFHTLSKSYSMAGWRIGFVVGNAGILAALEKTKSYIDFGIFRAVQHAAIAALSGPQDGVKELVDTYRRRLEVFIPGLAEAGWIVPMPKATFYVWAHIPLKYSALSSLEFSRLMIEEIGVASAPGTGFGEYGEGFVRFAMVESEDRLAEAVRRIRTFLNIKI, from the coding sequence ATGTACGTGCAATCCAAGCAGAAAGAACAGACCTTCGGCGACGGACGACCGGGAGGTCCAGCCGAGCCCGTCTTTCACGAAGCGAACCGTCTCAAGCGCCTGCCCCCGTACCTGTTCACCATCATCGACGACCTCAAACGCAAGGTGCGCAACCGCGGCGCCGACCTGATCGACCTCGGCATGGGCAATCCAGACCTGCTCACGCCGCGGCACGTGGCTGAGGCACTGATCCGCGCCACCCAGGAGGACGCCGAGTACCACCGCTATTCGAAACGCGACGGCGATCTCGAGCGGCGCTTCCGCCGCGCGATCGCCGACTGGTACTTCGACCGCTTCAGCGTCACCCTCGACCCCGACACCGAGGTGCTGCCGCTTATTGGGTCCAAGGAAGGCATCGCCCACCTGTCGTTGGCGTTCCTCAACAACGACGACATCGCGCTGGTGCCCTCGCCCGCCTACCCCGTTCACTTCAACGGCGTCATTATGGCTGGCGGCATCCTCTACAATCTGCCGCTCAAGCCTGAGAACAACTACCTGCCCGACCTCGAAGGCCTCGACAGCCACGTCGTCAGCCGCTCGAAAATGATGTTCATGAGCTACCCGCACAACCCGACCACCGCCGTGGCCGACCTTGACTTCTACGAGAGGGCCGCCCGCTGGGCGCGCAAACACAATATCCTGATCGGCAGCGATAACGCTTACAGCGACATCGTCTACGACGGCTTCAGGGCACCCAGCTTCCTGCAGACCAAGTGCGGACGCGACGTCGGTATAGAGTTCCACACGCTGTCGAAATCCTACTCGATGGCCGGCTGGCGCATCGGATTCGTGGTGGGCAACGCCGGCATCTTGGCCGCGCTCGAAAAGACCAAAAGCTACATCGACTTCGGCATCTTCCGCGCCGTGCAGCACGCCGCCATCGCCGCGCTCAGTGGCCCGCAGGACGGCGTCAAGGAGCTGGTCGACACCTACCGCCGCCGGCTCGAAGTGTTCATCCCCGGCTTGGCCGAGGCAGGATGGATCGTGCCAATGCCCAAGGCGACCTTCTACGTTTGGGCGCATATCCCCTTGAAGTACAGCGCGTTAAGCTCGCTCGAGTTCTCGCGCCTCATGATCGAGGAGATCGGCGTCGCCTCCGCGCCCGGCACCGGCTTCGGCGAATACGGCGAGGGCTTCGTCCGCTTCGCCATGGTCGAAAGTGAGGATCGCCTGGCCGAGGCAGTCCGCCGCATCAGGACGTTCCTCAACATCAAGATCTAG
- a CDS encoding DUF4279 domain-containing protein codes for MSVHRPILVDGQPLIARADTTREPDAYYFYFRLEDEPYYLVVVVRREGDKLAVTCACVEAAVRVYLLVKSKHLTPREITERLGLQPTRAYAKGDRIHAELPPLTYTKWRFEPHQTLAEEIGRKLDLLLDVLEPATPRIAKLASEADVKIGICYEGCREWLGGWDTSSETLRRLAALGVHLQFDLYASGPDLPEPDLPGLDPSSGRKCCGNNE; via the coding sequence ATGTCCGTTCATAGGCCGATCCTTGTCGACGGACAACCCTTGATCGCCCGCGCCGACACGACCCGCGAACCTGACGCCTACTACTTCTACTTCCGCCTCGAAGACGAGCCGTACTACCTCGTCGTTGTCGTCCGCCGCGAGGGCGACAAGCTCGCTGTCACCTGCGCGTGCGTCGAGGCCGCCGTCCGCGTCTACCTGCTGGTCAAGTCCAAGCATCTGACGCCACGCGAGATCACCGAGCGCCTCGGCCTCCAGCCCACGCGCGCCTACGCGAAGGGCGACCGCATCCACGCCGAGCTGCCGCCGCTCACCTACACCAAGTGGCGCTTCGAGCCGCACCAGACCCTGGCCGAAGAGATCGGCCGCAAGCTCGACCTGCTTCTCGACGTGCTCGAGCCTGCCACGCCTAGAATCGCCAAGCTGGCGAGTGAGGCCGACGTCAAGATCGGCATCTGCTACGAAGGGTGCCGGGAATGGCTCGGCGGCTGGGATACCTCTAGCGAAACGCTCCGGCGCCTCGCCGCCCTCGGCGTCCACCTCCAATTCGACCTCTACGCCTCCGGCCCCGACCTGCCCGAACCGGACTTGCCGGGCCTCGACCCCTCCTCTGGCAGGAAGTGCTGCGGAAACAACGAATAG
- the galE gene encoding UDP-glucose 4-epimerase GalE — MKLLVIGGAGYIGSATAQLLIEAGHDVVVMDNLTMGHREAVPDGAAFAKADLLDAADTLGVLKKHLPDGVLHFAASSLVGESMKDPGKYFRNNVCGAVNLMEAMRETGTRLIIFSSTAATYGEPKEMPITEHTPTLPTNPYGESKLMIEKILGWYHAIHGIRWVALRYFNACGALEGRGEDHDPETHLIPLLLLTALGKRKQFTVFGDDYPTPDGTCIRDYIHIRDLARAHILALDEKALGAYNLGTTTGNSVKEVLESAKRVIGRPIPHTMGARRPGDPPSLVADHARITRELGWEPECSTLDEIIGSAWAWHSSHPDGYVKKH, encoded by the coding sequence ATGAAGCTGCTTGTGATCGGCGGGGCGGGCTATATCGGAAGCGCGACAGCCCAGCTCTTGATCGAAGCCGGCCACGACGTGGTCGTCATGGACAACCTCACCATGGGCCACCGCGAGGCGGTGCCCGACGGGGCGGCGTTTGCCAAGGCCGACCTCCTCGACGCAGCCGACACGCTCGGCGTGCTCAAGAAGCACCTGCCGGACGGCGTGCTGCACTTTGCCGCCTCGAGCCTGGTGGGCGAATCGATGAAGGACCCCGGCAAGTACTTCCGCAACAATGTTTGCGGCGCCGTCAACCTCATGGAGGCGATGCGCGAGACCGGTACGCGCCTTATCATCTTCTCGTCGACGGCGGCCACCTACGGCGAACCGAAGGAGATGCCGATCACCGAACATACGCCGACGTTGCCCACAAACCCGTACGGCGAGTCGAAGCTCATGATCGAGAAGATCCTGGGCTGGTACCACGCGATCCACGGCATCCGCTGGGTAGCGCTCCGCTATTTTAACGCATGCGGCGCGCTCGAAGGCCGCGGCGAAGACCACGACCCGGAGACGCACCTTATCCCGCTGCTGCTGCTTACCGCGCTCGGCAAGCGGAAGCAGTTCACCGTCTTCGGCGATGACTACCCCACCCCCGACGGCACCTGTATCCGCGACTACATCCACATCCGCGACCTCGCGCGCGCCCACATCCTGGCGCTCGACGAGAAGGCTCTGGGTGCGTACAATCTGGGCACGACGACGGGCAACTCGGTCAAGGAGGTGCTCGAAAGCGCGAAGAGAGTGATCGGCCGGCCGATCCCGCACACGATGGGTGCACGCCGCCCGGGTGACCCCCCGTCGCTCGTGGCCGACCACGCACGCATCACGCGCGAGCTCGGCTGGGAGCCGGAGTGCTCAACGCTCGACGAGATCATCGGCTCGGCGTGGGCCTGGCACTCGAGCCACCCCGACGGCTACGTGAAAAAGCACTAA
- a CDS encoding homocysteine S-methyltransferase family protein produces the protein MTDLLDILKQHVLVVDGAMGTQLFAAGLDAGGCAEEWNVSHAHDVQRIQGAYVEAGADVLLTNTFGGNRIALGRHGHEANVEPFNTAAVKNARAAGGANTLVFGDLGPTGAMPESLGGMGEDDFCAVFLQQAKALRKAGVDALIIETITSIEEMRGAVRAAKKAGAHAASAGERAASARELPVIASAAYDPTPDGTTFRTMMGVTVQDMTQAALDCGADVVGANCGGVNMRDMVAIAGTIRGMTSKPILIETNAGRPQLVGDKTVFPETPDEFAVHVGELLKLGVRLIGGCCGTTPAHIAALAGAVKRS, from the coding sequence ATGACCGATCTGCTCGATATCCTCAAGCAACACGTCCTCGTCGTCGATGGCGCGATGGGCACGCAGCTCTTCGCCGCGGGACTCGACGCCGGCGGCTGCGCCGAGGAATGGAACGTCAGCCACGCCCACGACGTCCAGCGCATCCAGGGCGCCTACGTCGAGGCCGGCGCCGACGTGCTCCTGACCAACACGTTCGGCGGCAACCGGATCGCCCTCGGCCGCCACGGCCATGAAGCGAACGTCGAGCCGTTCAACACCGCCGCCGTCAAAAACGCGCGCGCCGCCGGCGGCGCGAACACGCTCGTCTTCGGCGACCTCGGCCCGACAGGCGCGATGCCCGAGTCACTCGGCGGCATGGGCGAGGACGATTTCTGCGCCGTCTTCCTTCAGCAGGCCAAGGCGCTCAGGAAGGCTGGCGTCGACGCGCTTATCATCGAGACCATCACGTCCATCGAGGAGATGCGCGGCGCCGTCCGTGCGGCCAAGAAAGCGGGCGCACACGCTGCTTCAGCGGGCGAACGCGCTGCTTCAGCGCGCGAACTGCCCGTGATCGCCAGCGCCGCGTACGACCCCACTCCCGACGGCACGACGTTCCGCACCATGATGGGCGTCACCGTCCAGGATATGACACAGGCCGCGCTTGACTGCGGCGCGGATGTCGTGGGCGCCAACTGCGGCGGCGTCAACATGCGCGACATGGTCGCCATCGCCGGCACCATACGCGGCATGACATCCAAACCGATCCTCATCGAGACCAACGCCGGGCGCCCCCAGCTCGTCGGCGACAAGACCGTGTTCCCCGAAACACCCGACGAGTTCGCCGTCCACGTCGGCGAGCTTCTCAAACTCGGCGTCCGCCTCATCGGCGGTTGCTGCGGCACTACCCCCGCCCACATCGCCGCCCTGGCAGGGGCCGTCAAACGCAGCTGA
- the larB gene encoding nickel pincer cofactor biosynthesis protein LarB encodes MDTATIQHLLERVRSGEINVDAAVERLKRLPFEDLGFAKLDRHRHLRQGFPEVVLCAGKTTEQIEAIVTRHLEGESNLLATRATTDVFECVKAVAPDAVWHEPARAITVVRNPLAKVAGTILVVTAGTADMPVAEEAAVTADVLGNHVERAYDVGIAGIHRLFGEADKLRAASVLIVCAGMEGALPSVVGGLVDKPVIGVPTSTGYGANFGGVTPLLAMLNSCAAGVLVVNIDNGFGAGFAASLINHLGAAKQS; translated from the coding sequence GTGGATACAGCCACCATCCAGCACCTTCTCGAAAGAGTGCGTTCAGGCGAGATCAACGTCGACGCGGCCGTCGAGCGACTCAAGCGGCTGCCGTTTGAGGATCTCGGTTTCGCCAAACTCGACCGGCATCGGCATCTGCGGCAGGGGTTCCCCGAGGTGGTGCTCTGCGCGGGCAAGACTACCGAGCAGATCGAGGCAATCGTCACGCGCCACCTCGAGGGCGAATCGAACCTGCTCGCCACGCGCGCGACAACCGATGTCTTCGAGTGCGTCAAGGCCGTCGCGCCCGACGCGGTCTGGCACGAACCGGCGCGCGCGATCACGGTCGTCAGGAACCCGCTGGCGAAGGTCGCGGGCACGATCCTCGTCGTCACGGCCGGCACGGCCGACATGCCGGTGGCCGAGGAGGCCGCCGTCACCGCCGATGTCCTCGGCAACCACGTCGAGCGCGCGTACGACGTCGGCATCGCCGGCATCCACCGGCTCTTCGGCGAGGCCGACAAGCTGCGCGCCGCGTCCGTACTCATCGTCTGCGCCGGCATGGAGGGCGCGCTGCCGAGCGTCGTCGGCGGGCTCGTGGACAAGCCGGTGATCGGCGTGCCGACTTCGACGGGCTACGGCGCCAACTTCGGCGGCGTGACCCCGCTGCTCGCCATGCTCAACTCGTGCGCCGCCGGCGTGCTCGTGGTCAACATCGACAACGGTTTCGGCGCCGGGTTCGCCGCGAGCCTCATCAACCACCTCGGCGCTGCCAAGCAGTCATGA